The sequence TTCTTATTTGTTTTGAACTTATATAGCTTTGCTCGAGAACTACTGTATTCCCTGGCTTCGCCAGGACCTTGGTATGATTCAACAAGAAAGACAGAATAATATCATAAATATATTAGGAGGTCATTCTTATGCCATGTAAAACCAAAGCGTCCCCGGAGGAAATGTTAGACCAGATTGCTTCATATCTCTATCAGGGTGTTACGATTACCCAGGCAGCTGAAAATCTTCATATGAGCCGCATAACATTCAGGAAATGGGTCCTCCGGTATAAAGAGGAGGGCTTTAAGGGATTGCGGCCCAGGCAGCATTTGTCTTACTACTCCAATCAGATGAAGATCCAGGCCGTAAAGGAATATCTTAAAGGCGGTGTTTCCATGCTTTCCGTCTGTGCCAAATACAGAATTTCCGGCACACTCTCCCTTAAAACATGGATTGAGGCGTATAATGAGCATAAGTTGACAGACCTCGTTTCTGAAGGAGGAGATCTTATGGGCAAACGCCAGCAATCGGTCAAGGAAGAGCGAGTCAGAATCGTTCAGGAGTGCATCGCCAGTGGATGCGATTATAACAAGATAGCCAAGAAGTACAACATGTCCTACCAAACGCTCTACACATGGGTAAAAAAGTTCAAGGAAATGGGCGAAGTTGGTCTTGAGGATTACAGAGGAAAGCCGATCAGGCTCCAAACGCCCCGGACCGAAGAAGAACAGCTGCGTCAGGAGAATGCCAGACTTCTTGAAGAACAGAAGGATCTTATAGCAGAGATTGCCCTGCTAAAAAAAAAGATGGAGATAGAGGAAAGGTTGCGTTCCTCGAAGGATTCAGCCTTACTCACCTTCTCAGAGATTTTAAAGCCATAAAAGAAGTCCATGAAGAAACCAACATCTCCATAGAAAGTCTCTGCCGACTCTCAAAGGTCTCCCGGGCAGCTTATTACGGATGGCTGAATCATATTAAGAGCGGCCGTGAACTGCTGAGAGAAAAGGTCGCACAGGAGGTCATGAAAACCCATCAGGAATATCCGGATATGGGATACCGCCGGATTAACGATTGGATCAAGAAGGATGACAACATCAATATAAATGTAAGCGACAGTCTGGTTCTTCGTATCATGCGGATACTTAATATTAAGTCCGTGATCAAGTACAAGACCGATGGTTGCACTCGTAACGCAAAGGATCCAAAGTACATTTTTGAAAACCTGCTGAACCGTGACTTTGATGCCGGCGTGTCCAATGCAAGATGGATGACGGATGTCACTGAATTCAAGTACACAACTGCTGATGGAGTTTTGCACAAGTTATATTTAAGCGCGATTATTGACGGCCATGATCGCCGGATTGTC is a genomic window of Veillonellaceae bacterium containing:
- a CDS encoding helix-turn-helix domain-containing protein, producing the protein MLDQIASYLYQGVTITQAAENLHMSRITFRKWVLRYKEEGFKGLRPRQHLSYYSNQMKIQAVKEYLKGGVSMLSVCAKYRISGTLSLKTWIEAYNEHKLTDLVSEGGDLMGKRQQSVKEERVRIVQECIASGCDYNKIAKKYNMSYQTLYTWVKKFKEMGEVGLEDYRGKPIRLQTPRTEEEQLRQENARLLEEQKDLIAEIALLKKKMEIEERLRSSKDSALLTFSEILKP
- a CDS encoding IS3 family transposase, which produces MESLCRLSKVSRAAYYGWLNHIKSGRELLREKVAQEVMKTHQEYPDMGYRRINDWIKKDDNININVSDSLVLRIMRILNIKSVIKYKTDGCTRNAKDPKYIFENLLNRDFDAGVSNARWMTDVTEFKYTTADGVLHKLYLSAIIDGHDRRIVSYVIGDRNNTALAFETMEKALKENPGEHPMIHTDRGFQYTSNGFHKIVEKAGLVHSMSRVGCCADNGLMEGFWGMLKRERYYTRKFTSRKAVVSMINGYIYFYNNKRIQRKLHLLAPMEVFNAAPMAA